GTATATTTAAcaattttacaaacattaaattttgttatgtttgtgattagggttaggtttaaaggTAGGGATAGTTGTAGATATAGGGTTGATGTGAgacacaaataaatacaacaaaGCAGTGTATGAATGGGACATCCAACTGTTGTAAGACTTTAGCATTTCGCCCGTTATTTGGAGACTTGTGTCTcggcagaacaaaaatgggcatTTAACAATCAGTGGAGATTTTCAAACAGGGATGGACATTTTTCAACTGCTTTACTACAACACTGaaattccctactttcattggatagatAAAAACACCCATCCTGAAGTGAAAACGTCCACAGATTGGGAAACGCTCATTATTGGGGAAAGCGAGAGGAAGtgaaacatgcttttacatcagcgaaagttggtgtacagatgtaacagcgttgaagaagatgtgctgtcctaatttagaagagCTCATCATCAACTGTTAGCCTTTCTTCTTGCTGCGGGAGTTTACCTCGTTCATTCTGGTAAGTGTttatatcaattattattattctgggagattttaataaagctaacctcacccgtgaattgcaaaaataaaaacaacacatcacatatcCCACCATAGACATAAATATACCTaataaccactgctacaccactgtaatggatgcatatcgctctgtcccacgggtagctttaggactctctgatcactgtcttgTTCATTTTCTCCCAActtacaagcagaaactaaaatcagctaagcctgtaggAAGGACTGTAAATAGAAACACCATGGGCATCGGCCTCATCCGTGATGGTGACGAGTCTGAATACAGACAAGAGTTTGATCAGATGGCTGTCTGAtgtggtcacaacaaccttgagctgaacatgctcaaaacagttgagatgatagtggacttctcCACTACCCTCTGCACTAAATAAATAtcttatgtacatatgtaaattcatttatttaattcaataactttaTATACCCCTACtgtgcacatacattaccacttgcaaatgtacatatgccattctgttatacaatatgtcctattatttgtataatCTGCTAACAAAATCCGAAGCTGCGcactgtcacagtatgtactcTATTTGATGAAGGTCGCTCTTATCTGCCAGCAAAACAGTACATCATGCTCTGTCTGACAGCAGGGCCTTATATTTGTCCATGCAATCACTAAGACTCATTATTAATTTTCTATGTGAGCTCATGTGCGGTTGTGGAAAACTATTCTAGTAATGTTTTGTGTCAATTTCTGTTTCATATGCCACAATGACTTTAATTCTTAGACAAAACTGTCTAGCCAAAAAGGAAATATAATTTGATTAAGACatgtgtcatattccctgttgtcttttgtttttgtgcttttatgttgaagttcttgtttagttcctgtttcctgttaggattttgtagttctttgtagtttcattttatgattggttttcccctgattggttctcgttccctgattgtttccccaggtgttccttgttgtcccttatgtatttaagcccttgtttcccccagttaatttgtcagttcttgcatgttttgttatgctctgtgcatcTCTTTAGTCTGagtttttgtgtttattgtaataaagctgcacttagatacTCATCCTTTGCCTGCCTTGTCACAACATGCATGATTTAACAGCATGATTTAACACAACaaaaccattaaaaatgtaatgtaaaaaatcatTGTCATctctaaatataattaataatcattataatttaGTTCTGTTACTTTTGTTACTGCCCAATGTTTTCTCATGTTTGCACCCAAATAGTATCAAATCAGGATAAACACTCCATTATAAATAATGACCATTTTacttgtattgaattgaatatagGCTTACTTTATTGCGCTGCTCAGGTTATTTGTTTTGGACTCCATGCAAGGCAGccagaacacacacaaaacacagacgTACACAGTAGCACTAAAAGATTataacaacaatataaaaaatagaacAGACAAATAAACTACTAACTATAATAAACCGTCTAAAATACAGCAATGTTGTACTGAATGTATATTGTAGTGTTTTCACAACTGCGATCCTTGATTTGGGAATTGTTTATATCCCTGTGAAATTTTGTACACAAAGATGGTGACTAAACTTTCCATATACCCTCACCTACAGCTTTTGTCATTGAGAGCAGCTCTGGTCGTAAAGATGCAAAATATCCCCTTTGGTAAAGAGGTATGGGTTGTATtgtaacaaatacaaaaacatatatacaaaactataattcATTAATGCATtgttcacaaataaatgtaatatgttgTTTATAGGGTTGCgaattttaataaattttctgAATTGACAATTATTGACTTCAATGAATTAAAATTATATCATAATTAATGACAATTAATCAGTGACGATAACAGTACTAAACTGTAAGTAGTGTACAGGTTGAAACTCAAAAAATACAAGATGCATATTTTCTTCAATCAAGACTTAATTTTTACAAAGTTAGATTTTTGACTGGCCAACCATTCTAAATAATGCAAACTTCAATACATCAAcattggagaaaaataaaaattcctaACTGTAGAAGGAAACATGAAACAGCTACCTAAGTAAATGCATGCACAGGGCACAACTACCCATTTTCGACAACATGCCTTCTGGAGCGGGTGGTGGTTATATGGCACCCCTATGTATGTATttctctatatatctatatatctatagaGAAATGCTCCAACAATACATTAAGCCTAGTTCATCTTTACAAGCTAGGAAGTGAAGAATGAGCGTCTGTGTTTTTATTCTATTTTGCTGACAGGATGTGACATGCAACATGCAAGCGACTACATAGGCAGATTTTTTCACTATCTGCTGGCATGATTACTGAATGCATGTGTGATGAAATTGGTTAATTGACGTTCACCACAACGAATAATTGATCATCGATTAATCAATCAAATTCctgtttgtttaaattaaatatttgttaaatGACAGCGAGAAAAGGTGAATTATGTCAGGATTAAGTGTTCAAAGCTCTGAATGGTTGTCTTCCATCTTTTCTCCTAGAAGAGAGATAACCATGATAAAAATTGCAGCCTAAACAAACCATATCAGTCATCAAAACGTACCCACTCAAAATATTTGATTACATAACATTTCTTGGGCATGTCAGACAAACTATATCACTCTCATTTCAACTTATTTTTGTGAATACCCAAAGCATTTACCTTTGTGCCAGTACAGTGAGCCAAATCCAGCACCATACTTGTTTGAAGCATTGCAGATATACAGGCCACTGAGGTCAGGTGTCAATTTCAAGAAGTACAGTTTGTTCCCCTCTACTTTAATGGATTCATCAGGGATAGCCTGGTTCATCCTACTCCAAGAAGATGAAagagcagacagagatgtgtcTGTGAGTCTTTAATGTTTATGAGAATATAGAATCAGTTTAGTGCAATCTGAGTTTTAAAACATGACAAGTgcaatggttctcaactggtgggtcgcaatcCAAAAGTCATTTCCCAAAAGACCAGCCCTGGGTCAATAGAGGTTCATGTCAGGCAGAGAGCTGATTGCAACTAACTAACCCTAAATCTAGAGGCCTGATAGCCTACAAAAAGTCCAAATATAATCAAAAGACAATTAGGCTTGCAAAGAGAGACTACAGAGACAGAGTGGACTCAATTTAGTTCCCTTACTGTTTACTGCTTAATCCACTGTCAGTTTTTGTGTAGACAGTTCTTCCATCTTTCACTTCctaattatattttctgaaaGGATCTCTTTctaatatagtttttatttcatCCCTTAGGATTGGTTCCATATTATAATCCTTTCGCAGTCCATTTGCAGCAACACTCAAGTGTTCTCAAGTGGTGTCACGACTCGTAACTACAACTACAATTGATGCCTTATCGATCGGGGAGGGGTGGTTCGATGTATAGTGTGAGCTGCAAGGTGATTGTCTGTTTTCCGGAATTGCTATCATGTCTTTTATATAAAGTATTACATGTGAGGAAGGGCAGCCAGTGGattttctggtgcccccctagggtaagatggtattTTGTGCCCTATGCAGACTCCATAATATGCACACAGGGAGCAGCGGTACTAAGTAACTGCTTTGTGTTTACTGTTACCAACAGTCCACAAAAACTTTAACAATGGGGACTTTGCAATTGTGTCTGTTGAGAGTAAACTATTGAAATGACAGtacttatttttcattaattgaaGTTTCTGTGCTAGTTTAACAATCACATTAAGGTAAAGACTCTGGACAACACTGCTGTTTCATTGGAGGTGTTTATATGAACTGTATTGAGAAAAATCCTAATATGTGTCACATCATCTCTACTCATTAAAAGACAAGATCAGACGACCTACCTGTGCCAGCTGAAGTGTGTGGCTGCAGGATTGGCATCCGCCTCACACTGATACCCGTGAGAACTATAAAAGTTCTCAAGTGGTGTCACAGAGACCAACTGAGGTGGAtctataaaacacacaaacatatgacTGCAAAGTAGGGCTGGCAATGGATTCAAAATTTGAATGGCATGCCAATCaattaaacatattaatcacaattaatcaaaaaGCTACTATGGAAGCctgcatattgtttttattattattattattcccatTTCACTGAGCAACCCTATATCTGACAGagatccattttgcaactgagTTTGTCAATTTGTCCTGTTTTCACATGTGTGTTCTTGCATTGCGTCAGCGCTATTTTGAATGTTCGTATTATGGACATGTGTGTCATATGGATGCTTTAAGAGcatctcactggttttcagcatcataCAAATACACAGCTTTTGTAGGACACTTTTTCAAGTAATAGTCGAAACTTTAATAATCGCCATAGCCATGGGAAAAATACCCCTCAACATTTTGGTCATTAAAATTGTTAACGAGATTAACATAAAATATGCCTGTtttcaaatgacaataaatgtttacagtttttgaatgCACACTATTTTAACAGCGCTTCACAGGGTGGGCTGCAGCACCCCAACACTATCACTTCCTGCGGCTATAAAAATCGTGTCCTGagatgcattctgttgtgctttctcCAGCTGTGAAGCTGGCTGAGTTTGAAATTGCAGCCGACCCATTCTACTTGTTCTATTTCTCCCATACTTGTCAATGGTAGaactagtaagagtagtatggtagtatgcagtACCAAACtcagtctctctctttttcagtGGCTAAGGTACGTATTTGTGAGATTTGCTGAATGCCCCCTGCTGACGCACACTGTAAAAACACAAAGGGTGCATCTCATCTTGCTCCCTTGATGTTCtgaatcagtatattgtgaacaCAAATTCGGGCACTGGGAAGGGTTTTCATACAATGAACATTGGTACAGTTATGACTAATTTACAACATTTGAATATTTCAGCATTCAGACTTTCCCCACATTTACGTAGATAgttgtacttttatgctgcttgtatcaTTAGAAAAAAGCTGCCCAGGAGCATTCCTAAGACAGTCACCGTCCGGACTGatttgccttgaaagggactttgctgTCTAATAACAGCCTCAACGAGCAACtattataacattaaaataaattccaGTACTGGATTGCCACTTACAATAACACaaacattcaaaatgtaaacTCTTGCTCAATAACAGATGTCCAAAAATGATAATACCGTGGTATTCttctgaaagtgattagtctatTAGTTTAAACAAAAACCAAACTGTCTTTGCATGAATCATACTGTTCCTTCAGTTAATGGCAGTATtctataaaatatgtattacatttaataaatcagATTATCAGTTATTAGAATCTGAATCAgcatgagctttattgccaagtgttctcaagAACTCAAGGAATTGTATTTTGGTGATAGGAGTAACAAGGAGCACTTAATTCTGTGTATCACTGTAAAACCTTGTGTACATGtaaacacttggcaataaagctcattctgattctgataactGAAGATGTTTCTTCTGTATTAGGCTCTTACACGacaaaagctatttcaaaaaatggtggggacaaaattggcaaagggCAAATGTGTTAGGGACATGTCCCATCTGTCCCACCTGTGAAATTACACTTATGATTAAAACATACAGTTTAATTATGAAAGATGAATGACATACTGTAAATGAAGAGATAGAAATACAGGAAGGAGTGTCTTTATAATCTTCTTCTACaaactttaatatttaaaagtatttttttttcatgcacaTTATAGATGAGAGATATTACAAACAACAGTGGCGTACACAGACCTTAGCAAGGACAGGGGCAAAAGGATAAAAAAGGgcactgatattttatttttttatatttattttattattcgtaAAATAATCACTTT
The Xyrauchen texanus isolate HMW12.3.18 chromosome 14, RBS_HiC_50CHRs, whole genome shotgun sequence genome window above contains:
- the si:ch211-214p13.3 gene encoding nectin-1 isoform X2, coding for MLSRQLMAISFACYFLISKGERDPPQLVSVTPLENFYSSHGYQCEADANPAATHFSWHRMNQAIPDESIKVEGNKLYFLKLTPDLSGLYICNASNKYGAGFGSLYWHKGEKMEDNHSEL